From a single Shewanella denitrificans OS217 genomic region:
- a CDS encoding chemotaxis protein CheW produces the protein MNLPNKRASQPAEHQSSDEDKQYLTFMLKDAMYAIGILHIKEILEYSNVTPVPMMPNFIKGVINLRGAVVPVIDLSARFGCNQSSIVKRTCIVIIEVLNEEGMQDIGVVVDAVSEVIEISRSNIEPAPAFGAQIRADFIQGMGKINGDFVIILQVDKVLSVEEMSMVSNLAQGQGHGQKTVAEQRTN, from the coding sequence ATGAATTTACCCAATAAGCGGGCATCGCAGCCGGCGGAACATCAGAGTAGCGATGAGGATAAACAGTATTTAACCTTTATGCTCAAAGACGCCATGTACGCCATTGGCATATTGCATATCAAAGAAATTTTGGAGTACAGCAATGTAACCCCTGTGCCCATGATGCCAAACTTTATTAAGGGGGTGATTAACCTGCGCGGTGCTGTGGTGCCTGTTATCGACCTCTCCGCCCGCTTTGGCTGCAATCAAAGCAGCATAGTGAAGCGCACTTGCATCGTTATCATCGAAGTATTGAATGAAGAAGGCATGCAAGACATTGGTGTGGTGGTAGATGCGGTCTCTGAAGTCATTGAAATAAGCCGAAGTAATATCGAGCCCGCGCCCGCTTTCGGGGCTCAAATTCGCGCCGATTTTATTCAAGGAATGGGTAAGATCAATGGCGACTTTGTCATTATTTTGCAAGTCGATAAGGTGTTGTCGGTTGAGGAAATGTCTATGGTGAGCAACCTCGCCCAAGGTCAGGGCCATGGACAGAAAACCGTTGCAGAACAAAGAACCAACTAG
- the cheD gene encoding chemoreceptor glutamine deamidase CheD — MLDTHIFKQITLQPGEFHFAQGKIRINTLLGSCVAITLWHPDKHLGGMCHYMLPKSSQTQRLEPGFFADGAMKLFLDAIKLHHTQPEDYHVKLFGGSNMFRQLNSHHHFLNVAEKNIAAGLKLLKQNGFHIQNMDLGGAVHRQVYLELWNGDVWVKYGGIETARDTL; from the coding sequence GTGTTAGATACACACATATTCAAACAGATCACCCTCCAGCCCGGGGAATTTCATTTTGCCCAAGGAAAAATCAGAATAAACACATTATTAGGCTCTTGTGTTGCCATTACCTTATGGCACCCCGATAAACATCTTGGGGGTATGTGTCATTATATGCTGCCAAAAAGCAGCCAGACCCAGCGTTTAGAACCAGGTTTCTTTGCCGATGGTGCTATGAAGTTATTCCTTGATGCCATTAAACTGCACCACACCCAGCCAGAGGATTATCACGTCAAACTTTTTGGTGGTAGTAACATGTTTCGTCAGCTCAATAGTCATCATCATTTCCTCAATGTAGCGGAGAAAAATATTGCCGCTGGACTAAAATTACTAAAACAAAACGGTTTTCACATTCAGAATATGGATTTAGGCGGTGCTGTTCACAGGCAAGTTTACTTAGAGCTATGGAATGGGGATGTCTGGGTAAAATATGGTGGGATTGAGACTGCTAGAGACACATTATGA
- a CDS encoding methyl-accepting chemotaxis protein: protein MFNNMKLSMRLGVTFALLIILMLVIIGIGLKELSAVNNITHQIVTDDWRKTVLANDIIDIANSNAKTRLELLLNDDPADQKRLHDLLASNRTGIDQKTAELESMIKSAEGKTKLAHLKEARVTFQGEFSQINALLAQGQKEAAITSMLDNAMPKLNDYLSSANDLIAFQGSILEGSAELSRLSYEDGVMAMSITGVLAFIVAIGGAFLVTKSITRQLGGEPSYVTDVVSRIANGDLQIKVDVKSNDTSSMLFAVNAMVNKLSEIISSIRTSADNLSSASEEVSATAQSMSQGASEQAASVEETSASIEQMSASISQNTENAKVTDGMSSKAAKEADEGGKAVQQTVAAMKSIADKISIIDDIAYQTNLLALNAAIEAARAGEHGKGFAVVAAEVRKLAERSQVAAQEIGGVASNSVGLAEKAGKLLDEIVPSIKKTADLVQEISAASEEQSSGAAQINTAMEQLSQITQQSASASEELAATAEEMSSQAELLQDVISFFKVGTPERQQNLQTKVVKNSAYAETPSRRNKSKTAVSNEHDFVRF from the coding sequence ATGTTTAATAATATGAAACTAAGCATGCGCCTCGGAGTGACCTTTGCGCTTCTCATTATCTTGATGCTGGTCATCATAGGGATAGGCTTAAAAGAGCTCTCGGCCGTTAATAACATCACCCATCAAATTGTCACCGATGATTGGCGAAAAACTGTACTGGCTAACGACATCATCGATATTGCCAACAGCAATGCTAAGACTCGCTTAGAGCTGCTGCTCAACGATGATCCCGCGGATCAGAAGCGCCTACATGATTTATTGGCATCCAACAGGACTGGTATAGATCAGAAAACCGCCGAGCTTGAAAGCATGATCAAGAGTGCTGAAGGCAAAACCAAACTGGCACACTTGAAAGAAGCTCGAGTAACCTTTCAAGGTGAATTTTCTCAAATTAATGCCCTATTGGCGCAAGGTCAAAAAGAGGCGGCCATCACTAGCATGCTCGATAATGCCATGCCCAAACTCAATGACTATTTATCCTCTGCTAACGATTTGATCGCTTTTCAGGGTTCAATATTAGAAGGGTCTGCCGAGTTATCGAGGCTCAGTTATGAGGATGGCGTAATGGCCATGAGCATCACAGGAGTGTTGGCATTTATTGTCGCCATAGGCGGTGCGTTCCTAGTCACTAAATCCATTACTCGCCAGCTCGGAGGCGAACCCAGCTATGTGACCGATGTGGTGAGCCGCATTGCTAACGGCGATTTGCAAATTAAAGTGGATGTAAAATCCAATGACACCAGCAGCATGTTATTTGCCGTCAATGCCATGGTGAATAAATTGTCTGAAATTATTTCTAGTATACGCACCTCAGCCGATAACCTATCCAGTGCTTCGGAAGAAGTCTCAGCCACAGCCCAAAGCATGAGCCAAGGTGCCAGTGAGCAAGCGGCGAGTGTTGAAGAAACCTCTGCATCTATTGAGCAGATGTCTGCCTCCATTAGCCAGAACACCGAGAATGCCAAGGTCACTGACGGCATGTCATCAAAAGCCGCTAAGGAAGCCGATGAAGGAGGTAAAGCGGTACAGCAGACCGTGGCGGCGATGAAGTCTATCGCTGATAAAATCAGCATTATTGACGACATTGCCTATCAAACCAACTTGTTAGCCCTAAATGCCGCGATTGAAGCCGCCAGAGCGGGTGAGCATGGTAAAGGCTTTGCCGTGGTCGCAGCTGAAGTAAGAAAACTTGCCGAACGTAGTCAAGTGGCGGCACAAGAAATTGGCGGCGTAGCCAGCAACAGCGTAGGGCTGGCAGAGAAAGCGGGGAAATTGTTGGATGAAATTGTGCCTTCAATTAAAAAAACCGCCGATCTCGTGCAAGAAATCAGTGCAGCCTCCGAAGAGCAATCCTCGGGAGCCGCGCAGATCAACACGGCCATGGAGCAGCTCAGCCAAATCACTCAGCAAAGCGCCTCAGCATCAGAGGAATTAGCCGCGACTGCGGAAGAAATGAGCAGCCAAGCCGAGTTATTGCAAGATGTGATCAGCTTCTTCAAAGTTGGTACGCCAGAGCGTCAACAGAACCTGCAAACTAAAGTCGTTAAAAATAGCGCTTATGCAGAAACACCAAGCCGCCGCAATAAATCCAAAACTGCAGTCAGCAACGAGCATGATTTCGTTCGATTCTAG
- a CDS encoding CheR family methyltransferase: MLVSSESVYMEVLNLSDKEFSLFQNMIYDIAGINLSANKKALVSSRLAKRVKHYGLRSYSQYFELLKSKLHNEHQIAIDLLTTHETFFFREPKHFEFLRDRIIPNWNQSSHKVWSAASSSGEEAYTLAMILAAHANNKNWEIVGTDISTQILERARSGHYAIERADNIPKQYLSKYCLKGIGQQQGTFIIAPEIRKQVQFIHANLKDNLGHLGSFDVIFLRNVLIYFDVKTKQQVVSQLLKQLKPNGYFIVGHSESLNGVVDNLRAVVPSVYQKL; this comes from the coding sequence ATGCTTGTAAGCTCTGAGAGTGTCTATATGGAAGTGTTAAATCTCAGTGATAAAGAGTTTTCCTTATTTCAAAACATGATCTATGACATCGCAGGAATTAATCTGTCCGCAAACAAGAAAGCCCTTGTCAGCAGTCGATTAGCCAAAAGAGTGAAACATTATGGACTGAGAAGCTACAGCCAATATTTTGAATTACTCAAATCTAAATTGCATAACGAGCATCAAATTGCCATCGATTTACTCACCACTCATGAGACCTTCTTCTTTCGGGAACCTAAACATTTCGAGTTCCTGCGAGATAGAATTATCCCCAACTGGAACCAAAGTAGCCACAAGGTGTGGAGTGCGGCGAGTTCCTCAGGCGAGGAAGCTTATACCTTAGCCATGATATTAGCCGCACATGCCAACAACAAGAATTGGGAAATTGTGGGTACAGATATCAGCACACAAATTCTAGAGCGTGCTCGAAGCGGCCACTATGCCATTGAGCGAGCAGACAATATTCCTAAGCAATATTTATCAAAATATTGCCTCAAAGGCATAGGTCAACAACAAGGTACCTTTATTATCGCCCCTGAGATCCGCAAGCAAGTGCAGTTTATTCACGCCAATTTGAAAGATAATTTAGGTCATCTTGGCAGTTTCGATGTGATTTTTCTTAGAAATGTACTGATTTACTTTGATGTCAAAACCAAGCAGCAGGTGGTCAGCCAACTGTTGAAACAACTCAAACCCAACGGCTACTTTATCGTTGGCCACTCAGAAAGTCTTAACGGCGTTGTGGACAATCTTAGAGCCGTTGTCCCCTCCGTGTATCAAAAGCTATGA